The genome window TCCTCGATATCACATTCCATCACAAGTGTTTGACGCCCTTTATGTACGAAACGTCCACGAGCGATTAGTTCTTTGTTAGTTGTTGTGGCAATATAAGAGACATTGATATTTGTTGTGACAACATTAAAGCCTTCTGGTACCGAACGCGAAGCAAGTCCTCCCATTGCTGCATCCGCAATTGTTGCAATTATCCCTCCATGTGGGACCTTAATTGTATTATGGATAACGGGTGTAATAGGGATACGAACCTCGCTGACCTCAGGCTCAAACTTACCCACCATATGTAAGGCAGCATTAATATAACGGCGATGAATACCTTGTTGTTTATCACGAAGTCCAGACAATAAATGCAGTAAAACTTCCTCATCTTCAGCTGTACTATGTTGTAAAATATCTGCTAATAATTCTTCTATTTGTCCTTTAGATGATGTTACCAATTAAAAAACTCCTTCATTTAAAAATATCAATAATGTAAAATTACCACAAAATCTGTTA of Lysinibacillus agricola contains these proteins:
- a CDS encoding PaaI family thioesterase translates to MVTSSKGQIEELLADILQHSTAEDEEVLLHLLSGLRDKQQGIHRRYINAALHMVGKFEPEVSEVRIPITPVIHNTIKVPHGGIIATIADAAMGGLASRSVPEGFNVVTTNINVSYIATTTNKELIARGRFVHKGRQTLVMECDIEDETGRKLAIATASFFVIQRRPQS